The segment CTTCGAGATCCTCGACAAGGAACAGGGCCTCGGCACCAGCCAGTTCATGGAAGCCACCCGCTACCGCCGTGGCCTGGAAGGCGAACTGGCCCGCACCATTTCCAGCCTGAACAACGTCAAGGGTGCGCGCGTGCACCTGGCCATTCCGAAGAGCTCGGTGTTCGTCCGCGACGAGCGCAAGCCGACCGCTTCGGTGCTGGTCGAGCTCTATCCGGGTCGTTCCCTGGAGCCGAGCCAGGTGATGGCGATCGTCAACCTGGTGGCGACCAGCGTGCCGGAACTGGAAAAGTCCCAGGTCACCGTGGTCGACCAGAAAGGCAACCTGCTGTCCGACCAGCAGGAGCTGTCCGAGCTGACCATGGCCGGCAAGCAGTTCGACTACACCCGGCGCATGGAGACGCTCTACACCCAGCGCGTGCACAGCATCCTGCAGCCGGTGCTGGGCAATGGCCGCTACAAGGCCGAAGTGTCTGCGGACGTGGATTTCAGCGCCGTCGAATCCACCTCTGAAATGTACAACCCGGACCAGCCGGCCCTGCGCAGCGAACAGAAACTCGCCGAGGAACGCCAGAACAACGGCGGCCCGCAGGGCGTGCCCGGTGCGTTGTCCAACCAGCCGCCGGCCCCTGGCGCCGCGCCGCAACAGGCCACGAGCACCACGACCGCAAGTGTGCAGCCGGGCCAGCCGATCCTGGACGACAACGGCCAGCAGATCATCGACCCGGCCACGGGCAAGCCCATGCTCGCGCCGTATCCCACCGACAAACGCGACCAGACCACCCGCAACTTCGAGCTGGACCGCTCCATCAGCTACACCAAGCAGCAGCAGGGCCGCCTGCGCCGGCTTTCCGTCGCGGTGGTGCTGGACGATCAGGTGAAGGTCGACGCGACGACCGGTGAAACCACGCGAGTGCCGTGGACCACCGACGAGATCGCCCGCTTCACCCGCCTGGTGCAGGACTCGGTGGGTTATGACGCCAGCCGTGGCGACAGCGTCAGCGTGATCAATACCGCGTTTGTCGGTGACCAGGATGAGGTGATCCAGCTGCCGTGGTACGAGCAGGTCTGGTTCCAGATGCTCATCTCGGGCCTCAAACAAGTGTTCCCCGCCCTGCTGATTCTGATCCTGGTGTGGTTCGTGCTGCGCCCAGTGCTGAACAATATCTCTGGCGGCGGCAAGTCCAGGGACCTGGAAGGCGGCCGCGATGGCGACGTCGACCTGGGCGAAATGGGCCTGTCCGGCGAGCTGTCGGATGACCGCGTCAGCCTCGGTGGACCGCAGAGCATCCTCCTGCCCAGCCCGAGTGACGGGTATGATGCGCAACTCAATGCCATCAAGAACCTGGTGGCTGAAGATCCCGGCCGCGTGGCCCTGGTAGTCAAAGAGTGGATCAACGCCGATGAGTGATAATCGCGCCCCCGCCAAACTGAACAAGGTCGACAAGGCAGCCATCCTGCTGCTGTCCCTGGGCGAGACCGATGCTGCCCAGGTGCTCCGGCACATGGGCCCGAAGGAAGTGCAGCGGGTCGGCGTTGCCATGGCGCAGATGCGCAACGTCCACCGCGAACAGGTGGAGCAGGTGATGAGCGAGTTCGTCGAGATCGTCGGCGACCAGACCAGCCTGGGCGTTGGCGCCGACGGCTACATCCGCAAGATGCTCACCCAGGCCCTGGGTGAGGACAAGGCCAACAACCTGATCGACCGCATCCTGCTGGGCGGCAGCACCAGCGGCCTGGACAGCCTGAAGTGGATGGAACCGCGCGCCGTGGCCGACGTGATCCGCTACGAGCACCCGCAGATCCAGGCCATCGTGGTCGCCTACCTGGACCCGGACCAGGCTGCCGAGGTGCTCAGCCACTTCGACCACAAGGTGCGCCTGGACATCGTCCTGCGCGTGTCCTCGCTCAACACCGTGCAGCCGTCCGCGCTCAAGGAACTCAACCTGATCCTCGAGAAGCAGTTCGCCGGCAACGCCAGCACCACCCGCACCACCATGGGCGGCGTGAAGCGCGCGGCGGACATCATGAACTTCCTCGACAGCTCGGTCGAAGGCCAGCTCATGGACTCCATCCGCGAGGTGGACGAAGACCTCTCCACCCAGATCGAAGACCTCATGTTCGTCTTCGACAACCTGGCCGATGTGGACGACCGCGGCATCCAGGCGCTGCTGCGCGAAGTGTCGTCTGACGTGCTGGTGCTGGCCCTCAAGGGCTCGGACGACGCCATCAAGGAAAAGGTCTTCAAGAACATGTCCAAGCGTGCCGCCGAACTGCTTCGCGACGACCTGGAGGCCAAGGGGCCGGTACGCGTCAGCGACGTGGAGTCGGCGCAGAAGGAAATCCTCACCATCGCCCGCCGCATGGCCGAAGCCGGGGAAATCGTCCTCGGCGGCAAGGGCGGCGAAGAAATGATCTGAGGCGGTGTCCATGGCCAACAAGGATTCGGCAAGCGAACTGATCCGCGCCAAGGACGTCAGCGGCTTCGATCGCTGGTCGCTGCCCAGCTTCGACCCGGACGCCCCGGAGCCTGAGGAAGCGGACGAAACGCAAGCCGAAGCCTCGCCTGAACCGGAGCCTGAGCCGCAGATCGAGGAAGTACCGGTCGAGGACGTCAAGCCGCTGACGCTGGACGAGCTCGAGGCCATCCGCCAGGACGCCTACAACGAAGGCTTTGCCACCGGCGAGCGCGACGGTTTCCATGCCGGTCAACTCAAGGCCAAGCAGGAAGCGGAAGCTGTACTGGGCGCTCGCCTGGCCCAGTTCGAAACCCTGATGGCCCAGTTGCTGGACCCCATCGCCGAGCAGGACCGGCAGATCGAGGAATCCCTGGTGCACCTCACCAGCCTGATCACCCGCCAGGTGATCCAGCGCGAGCTGCGCATGGATTCCGGGCAGATCCGCCATGTGCTGCGCGAAGCGCTGAAGCTGCTGCCCATGGGCGCCAGCAACGTGCGCATCCACATCAATCCGCAGGACTTCGAACAGGTGAAGGCCCTGCGGGAGCGCCATGAGGAATCCTGGCGCATCCTCGAGGACGAATCCCTGGAGCCGGGCGGTTGCCGGGTCGAAACCGAGCACTCGCGCATCGATGCCAGCATCGAGACCCGCCTGAACCAGGCCATGAAACAGCTCTTCGAGCAACAGCGCGAACAGAAGGTCCATCCGCCGTCGGCCGACCTGGTGCTGGACCTGGACGCCCCGGACAGCCACGACCATGCGTATTGAGCGCGCCAGCTTCGCCAAGCGCCTGGCGGGATACAACGATGTCATCGATCTGCCCGCGCAACCCCTGGTGGAGGGCCGCCTGCTGCGCATGGTGGGCCTCACCCTGGAGGCCGAAGGCCTGCGCGCGCCGGTTGGCAGCCGCTGCCTGGTGATCAACGACGACAGCTACCACCCGGTGCAGGTGGAAGCCGAAGTGATGGGTTTTGCCGGCAGCAAGATCTACCTGATGCCGGTGGGCAGCCTCTCCGGCATTGCCCCCGGTGCCCGCGTCGTGCCCCTGCCGGACACTGGCCGCCTGCCCATGGGCATGTCCATGCTCGGCCGCGTGCTCGATGGCGCCGGCCGTGCGCTGGATGGCAAGGGCGGGATGAAGGCCGAGGACTGGGTGCCGATGGACGGCCCCACCATCAACCCGCTCAAGCGCCACCCCATCAGCGAGCCGCTGGATGTGGGCATCCGCTCGATCAACTCGCTGCTGACCGTCGGCCGCGGCCAGCGCCTCGGCCTGTTCGCCGGTACCGGTGTGGGCAAGTCGGTGCTGCTGGGCATGATGACCCGCTTCACCGAAGCGGAAATCATCGTCGTCGGCCTGATCGGCGAACGGGGCCGCGAGGTGAAGGAATTCATCGAGCATATCCTCGGTGAAGAGGGCCTCAAGCGTTCGGTGGTGGTGGCGTCGCCGGCGGACGATGCGCCGCTGATGCGCCTGCGTGCCGCCATGTATTGCACCCGCATCGCCGAGTACTTCCGCGACAAGGGCAAGAACGTCCTGCTGCTGATGGACTCCCTGACCCGTTTCGCCCAGGCCCAGCGCGAGATCGCCCTGGCCATTGGCGAGCCGCCGGCCACCAAGGGCTATCCGCCGTCGGTGTTCGCCAAGCTGCCGAAGCTGGTGGAGCGGGCCGGTAATGCCGAGCAGGGTGGCGGGTCCATCACGGCTTTCTACACCGTGCTGTCGGAAGGCGACGACCAGCAGGACCCCATCGCCGACTCCGCCCGCGGCGTGCTCGACGGGCACTTCGTGCTGTCCCGTCGCCTGGCCGAGGAAGGTCATTACCCGGCTATCGACATCGAAGCCTCCATCAGCCGGGTAATGCCCCAGGTGGTCAGCCCCGAGCACATGAAGATGGCCCAGCGCTTCAAGCAACTCTGGTCGCGCTACCAACAGAGCCGCGACCTGATCAGCGTCGGCGCCTACGTAGCCGGTGGCGATCCCGACACCGACCTTGCCATCGCCCGCCAGCCTGCCATGAGCGCCTTCCTGCGCCAGGGTCTGGATGAAAGCGAGCGCCTGGCCCAGAGCACCGAGCGCCTGGCCGCGAGCCTGGGCGCCAAGGGCTGATAGGGCATGTCGCGCAATCGGGCGGCGCGTCTGGCGCCAGTGGTGGAAATGGCCGAGCGCGCCGAGCGCGAAGCGGCGCGCATGCTTGGTCGCTGCCAGGGCCAGTTGACCCAGGCGGAGATGAAACTCGGTGAACTCGAGCGCTACCGCTCCGACTACCAGCAGCAATGGATCGAAGAGGGGCGACGCGGCGTTTCCGGCCAGTGGCTGATGAACTACCAGCGCTTCCTGTCCCAACTGGAGTCCGCCATCGGCCAACAGACGCAGAGCGTCAACTGGCATCGCGACAACCTCGACAAGGCCCGTGGCGCCTGGCAACAGCGCTACGCCCGCCTGGAAGGCCTGCGCAAGCTGGTGCAGCGCTACCTTGACGAAGCCCGTGCCGCCGACGACAAGCGCGAGCAGAAACTCCTCGACGAACTGGTGCAGCGCCTGCCGGCCAGAGACCTGTAGGGGCGAATTCATTCAAATGGCCGGGCCAGCAGGGTGAAGCCGCTCGGCTAGGGTGCGCCGTGAGCACCGGCGGTTCGACCCGGCGCCGAAGTCGATCCAGAAGTCGGTGCGCACAGCGCACCCTGCGGTCAAGGCCGAGCCAGTCACGAGTGGACTGGCGACAGAGTCTGGTGCACGCAGCGTCCCCACGTCCGGAGAGCGAATGCATTCTTCAACGCGTCATCTCAGAACCATAAATTCTCCCGCGACGCGGCTTTCCAGTTGCCCTGCCTCATGGTGGGTGCTAAATCTTCACCACGCGCATTCCGAACTTGAACAAGGAGCTTTGCATGGCCATCACCTCGATGCCCTCCGATGATGGGCAGGAGCTGACCATCTACATCCAGGGACGATTCGATTTCGGCGCCCACCAGGAATTCCGCGACGCCTACGAGCGCGTCAATACCACGCCCAAGCGCTATGTCGTGGACCTCAAGGGCACCACCTACCTCGACAGCTCCGCCCTTGGCATGCTGCTGCTGTTGCGCGACCACGCCGGTGGCGAGCGTGCGCAGATCCGCCTGGCCAACTGCAACCCCGACGTTCGCAAGATCCTCGCCATTTCCAACTTCGAACAACTGTTCCAGATCGCCTGAGGCCTGTCGCCATGCCGTCGCCGCTGACGATCCTGATTGCCGAGGACAACGCGGCGGACCGGCTGCTGTTGTCCACCATCGTCAGCCGCCAGGGCCATCGTGCGTTGACCGCCGCCAATGGCCGCGAGGCCGTGGCGCTGTTCCGGCAGGAACAGCCGCAACTGGTGCTGATGGATGCCCTGATGCCGGAGATGGACGGTTTCGAGGCCGCCCGCCGGATCAAGCAACTGGCGGGCGAGGCGCTGGTGCCGATCATCTTCCTGACCTCGCTGACGGAGAACGAAGCCCTGGTGCGCTGCCTGGAAGCGGGCGGCGACGATTTCCTCGCCAAGCCCTACAACCGGGTCATCCTGGAAGCCAAGATCAAGGCCCTGGACCGCCTGCGCCGCCTGCAGGATACCGTGCTGCAGCAACGCGACCTGATCGCCCGGCACAACGAGCACCTGGTGACCGAACAGCGGGTGGCCAAGGCCGTGTTCGACAAGGTGGCGCACTCCGGCTGCCTGAGCGCCCCGAATATCCGCTACCTGCAATCGCCCTACGCGCTGTTCAACGGCGACCTTTTGCTGGCCGCCTACAAGCCCTCCGGCGGCATGCACGTGCTGCTTGGCGATTTCACCGGTCATGGCCTGCCGGCCGCCATCGGTGCCATGCCCCTTGCCGAAGTGTTCTACGGCATGACCGCCAAGGGTTACGCCATGGCGGACATCCTGCGGGAGATGAACGCCAAGCTGAAACGCATTCTTCCGGTCGGCGTGTTCTGCTGCGCCACTTTCCTCAATCTGAGCTTCCAGCGGCGCATGGTCGAGGTGTGGAACGGTGGCCTGCCCGAGGGGTACCTGCGCCGCGCCGAGACCGGAGAGCTGTTGCCGCTGGTGTCGCGCCACCTGCCGCTGGGCGTACTTGACCAGGGCAGCTTCAATGCGCACTTCGAGTCCTACCCCATCGAGACTGGCGACCGCATCCTGCTGGTGTCCGATGGCGTGCTGGAAACTCGCAATGACAGCGACGAGACCTTTGGCGACGAACGCCTGCGCGCCGTATTCGACGCCAATCGCGACGGCAATCGGCTGTTCGACGAAATCCAGCTGGCCCTGAGTGCTTTCCGCGGCCATGCCCAGGACGACGTGAGCATGATCGAGATTCGCATGCTCGATGAGGCCACCGAGCGCGCGAAACTGGCCTTCACCGACAGCGGCCAGGCCAGTCCGCTGGACTGGTCCGCCACCTTCGAATTCCGTGCGCAGACCTTGAAGCGCTTCAATCCGCTGCCATTCCTCCTGCAGCTGCTGCTTGAGGTCCAGGGGCTGCGTGATCAGGGTGGCGCCCTCTATACGGTGCTTGCCGAGCTGTACTCCAACGCCCTGGAACACGGCGTGCTGGGGCTGGACTCCTCCCTCAAGAGCAATGCCGAGGGGTTCGCCCGCTACTACCGCGAGCGCAGTGAACGCCTCGCCAGCCTGGAAACCGGGTATGTGCGCTTCAACCTGCAGCTGGTTCCCGAGGGCCGGGGAGGGCGGTTGCTGATCGAGGTGGAGGACAGCGGCGAGGGCTTCGACCTGGGCGCTGCGCTGGCCAGCCAACCGTCGATGGAAAGCTTCTGTGGCCGGGGCCTGAGCCTGGTGAATCAACTCACGGCGCGCTGTGAACCCGCCGAGAACGGCAAGGGAGTCCACGTCGAATTCCACTGGCCCGTTAGGGCATAATTTTCCGAGGTTCAGTACAGGGAGCGAAGGGTTTGTCCGATATCCATCTCGACCATTCTGTGCTTTCTGCCCTGCGGGACGTCATGGAGGACGAGTTTCCGGTGCTTCTGGATACCTTCCTGACGGATTCCATCGAACGCTTGCGGCAGATCCAGCAGGCCCACGCGGTGTCCGACTGCCAGGCCCTGCGCCTGGCCGCCCACAGTTTCAAGGGCAGCTGCAGCAACATGGGGGCCCCCGTACTGGCCGCCCTGTGCAAGCAACTGGAAGACATCGCCCGGCGCGAGCAGCTTGCCGATGCGCCCGGCATCATCCTGCTGATCGAGCAGGAGTTCCGGATCGTCCATGATCTGCTGCTGGAAGCGCGTCGCGGCCTGGCGCGCTGATCGACGTCCTGTTACCTGGGCCAGAATGTTGGCCCATCCCTTGCAATCCTCCCGGCACGAACCAACCCGAGCGGAGAGTGCCCATGCCCGTTGCCCCCGATCTGCTTCTTCAGGCCAGGCCTGAAGTGAAGCCGAAAGCACCGGCCGCAAAAGCCCCGGAAAAACCGGCGGAAACCAGCAAGGGCGAGGCTTCCAGCTTCGCCCAGATGTATGCGAAAGAGCGTCATGCCAAGGCCGCCGAGCGTAACGAAGCGGCTGCCAGGCAGGCCAAGGCCAAGGCCGATGAGGCGGCAAGCCAGGACAAGCCGGCGGCTGAACCTGCCGCTGGCCAGGCGGCCGTTGCCGAAAGCGGCAAGCCCTTGCCGGCCGAAGAAGGCGAAGCCAAGGAATCCTCCGACGAGCCGGTGATCGATCCCCTGCTGCTCATGGCCATGACCGGGCAACTGCCGGCCGATGCGCCAGTCGAGGCGGAAGGCGCCGCCGAAGCCTTGCCGGCCATGCCTGTGACGCCGCAGGTGAACAGCGGTGCGCCAGCGACCCTGACCGACGCCAGCCTCGATCCGGACCTGGATCAGCTCAACGGCTTGCCGGCGGTGAAGATGGCACTGGACCAGGGGGCTCAGGCCGCCCAGCAGGTGCAAAACGCTACCCGGGCGGCGCAAACCGCACCCACGGCCGACCAGGACTTCGCCGATGCCATGGCCGCCTTGTCCGACAAGTCGCTTGAGGCGGGCGAGGGCAAGCTGGACAAGGCGCTGTCGTCTGCCGAACTCTCGGTGGAACTGACCGAGGGTGTGGGCGAGAACAAGGCCGAGGTGCGCAACGAACTGCTGGCGAACCGCCTCAACGCCCTGAGCCAGGCCATCAGCCAGCAGACTGCGCAAACCCAGCGCGCCCCTGCCCTGGTGCCGGGGCAACCGGTGAACATGCAGCAGGGCGGTTGGAGTGAAGCCGTGGTGGATCGGGTGATGTGGCTGTCCAGCCAGAACCTCAAGTCCGCCGAGATCCAGCTCGATCCGCAAGAGCTTGGCCGGCTCGAAGTCCGGGTGCATATGACCCAGGACCAGACCCAGGTGACCTTCGCCAGTCCCAACGCCAACGTCCGTGACGCTCTGGAAGGGCAAATGCATCGCCTGCGCGACATGTTTGCCCAGCAGGGCATGAACCAGCTCGACGTGAACGTCTCCGACCAGTCCCTCAACCGTGGCTGGCAAGGGCAGGGCAGTGATGGCGAGCGTCGTTCCGCTGGCGGCCGCACCGACTTCGGCAGTGGCAGCGACGAAGAAATCAGCGTGAGCCACAGCGAAATCCGTCCGGCCTCGACGGCTGGGGCGCGCGGGTTGGTGGATTTCTACGCCTGACTTCGCTCTCCTTCTCCCCCGCCCCTCTCCCTGAGGGGCGGGGGAGAAGGTGTTCCCCCGCGCCAAGATTTCCGGCAACCCCTCGTGACAGCCGCCCCTCGACACTGGTATATCCGCAGCCCTGTAGCAATTGCCTGAGCCGCCGGTTGGCCGGCGAACTGGCATAACACTTGCTCACTCCCCTGGAAATGGCGGGCCCATCCCGCTCGGCGACGGATTATTGGCATGGCGAAGAAAGAAGCGAAGGCCCCGGCAGAGGGCGCTGCTGCGGCAGGCGGCAAGGGCAAGCTGAAGCTCATCATTCTGGGCGTTGTCGCGCTGTTGCTGGCGATCGGCCTTTCAGTGGGGGCCACCTGGTACTTCCTCAGCCGCGGCGACAAGGCCGCCGAGCCCGCCAAGGAGGACGCGGCCGCCGCCGCGCCTGCCAAGCAGCCGGCCATCTACCAGGACCTGGCCCCAGCCTTCGTGGTCAACTTCAACCAGAACGGTCGCCAGCGCTACATGCAGGTGAGCGTTTCGCTGATGGCCCGTGACCAGGCCCAGATGGACGCGCTCAAGGTGCACATGCCGGTGCTGCGCAACAAGCTGGTCATGCTCTTCTCCGGACAGAATTTCGACACCCTGGTCACCCCCGTCGGCAAGGAGATGCTGCGCCAGCAGGCCACCGCCACCGTGCAGGAACTGGCCAAGCAGGAAACCGGCGCGATGACCGTCGAACAAGTGCTCTTCACCAACTTCGTATTGCAGTAGGCAAGGTACGACCATGGCTGTTCAAGACCTGCTGTCCCAGGACGAGATCGACGCGCTGCTGCATGGCGTCGACGACGGTCTGGTTGAAACCGAAACCGATGCGGACCCGACGAGCGTCAAGAGCTACGACCTGACCAGCCAGGACCGCATCGTCCGGGGGCGCATGCCGACCCTGGAGATGATCAACGAGCGCTTCGCCCGTTACACCCGCATCAGCATGTTCAACCTGCTGCGCCGCTCCGCCGACGTGGCGGTGGGCGGCGTGCAGGTGATGAAGTTCGGCGAGTACGTGCATTCGCTCTACGTGCCCACCAGCCTCAACCTGGTGAAGATGAAACCGCTGCGCGGTACCTCGCTCTTCATCCTCGATGCCAAGCTGGTGTTCAAGCTGGTGGACAACTTCTTCGGCGGCGACGGCCGTCACGCCAAGATCGAAGGCCGCGAGTTCACCCCCACCGAACTGCGCGTAGTGCGCATGGTGCTGGACCAGGCCTTCGTCGACCTGGCCGAGGCCTGGCACGCGGTGATGGATGTGAACTTCGAGTACATCAACTCGGAAGTGAACCCGGCGCTGGCCAACATCGTCAGCCCCAGCGAAGTGGTGGTGGTGTCCACTTTCCACATCGAACTGGACGGCGGTGGCGGCGACCTGCACATCACCATGCCCTATTCGATGATCGAGCCGATCCGCGAGATGCTCGACGCCGGCTTCCAGTCCGACGTCGACGACCAGGACGAGCGCTGGATCAAGGCGCTGCGCGAGGACATCCTCGATGTCAGCGTTCCGGTGGCCGCCACTGTGGTGCGCCGCCAGCTCAAGCTGCGGGACATCCTGCACATGCAGCCGGGCGACGTGATCCCGGTGGAAATGCCCGAACACATGATCATGCGCGCCAACGGCGTGCCGGCCTTCAAGGCCAAGCTGGGGTCGCACAAGGGCAACCTGTCCCTGCAGATCCTCGAACCGATCGAACGTCAGCGCTGATCGCGCGCGTCCCACGAATTCAGAGCCAGCCGAGGTCAAGCGATGGCAAACGACATGGATACCCCCACTCCCGAAGAGCAGGCGCTGGCCGATGAATGGGCCGCCGCCCTGGCCGAGGCCGGCGATGCGTCCCAGGACGATATCGATGCGTTGATGAACCAGGGCTCCCCCGCGCCCAGCTCGCCGCGTGCGCCCATGGAGGAGTTCGGCAGCGTGCCGAAGGCCAGCGGTCCGGTAAGCCTGGACGGCCCCAACCTGGACGTGATCCTGGACATCCCGGTGTCCATTTCCATGGAAGTGGGCAACACCGATATCACCATCCGCAACCTGCTGCAGCTCAACCAGGGCTCGGTGATCGAACTCGATCGCCTGGCCGGCGAGCCGCTGGACGTGCTGGTCAACGGCACCCTGATCGCCCACGGCGAAGTGGTGGTGGTCAACGAGAAGTTCGGTATCCGGCTGACCGATGTGATCAGCCCGAGCGAACGCATCAAGAAGCTGCGCTGAAACCATGCGTCGACTCTTATCCGCGGGGCTGTTGCTGCTGCCCCTGAGCGGCTTCGCCGCCGAGCCCGTCGCGACCGTTCCGGCGCCTGCTGCGGCCGCCACCGTGACCCAGGCCGGCAGCGGCATGGCCGCGCAACTCGGTCAACTGGCCGTCGGCCTGCTGCTGGTGGTGGGGCTGATCTTCCTGCTTGCCTGGCTGCTGCGCCGGGTGCAACAGCTCGGTCCACGCGGTGGCCAGGTGATCAGGCTGGTGGCGAGCCAAGCCCTCGGCCCGCGTGATCGACTGGTGCTGGTACAGGTGGGTGGGGAACAGATCCTGCTCGGCATCAGTGCCGGGCGCATCACGCCGCTGCATGTACTGAAGGAACCCGTGCATCAGGCCGACACCGAGGCTGCGCCCCCGGAATTCGCCCAACGCCTGATGGAACTGCTCGGCAAGGACAAGCACTGATGCCCCTGCACCGCCTCCTCATCGCGCTGCTGCTGGTGCTGGCCGCGCCCCTGGCCCTTGGCGCCGACAATCCGCTTTCGGTGCCTGCCATCACCCTCTCCACCAATCCGGAAGGCCAGCAGGAATACTCGGTAAGCCTGCAGATCCTGCTGATCATGACAGCGCTGAGCTTCATCCCGGCGTTCGTCATGCTGATGACCAGCTTCACCCGGATCATCATCGTCTTCTCCATCCTGCGTCAGGCACTGGGCCTGCAACAGACGCCGTCGAACCAGATCCTCATCGGCCTGGCGCTGTTCCTGACCCTGTTCATCATGGCGCCGGTGTTCGACCAGGTGAATCGCGAAGCCCTGCAGCCCTATCTCAACGAGCAGATGAGCGCCCAGGACGCGGTGGCGAAGGCGGAAGTGCCGATCAAGAACTTCATGCTGGCGCAGACCCGCTCCAGCGACCTGGACCTGTTCATGCGCCTGTCCAAGCGCACCGACATCCCCAGCCCGGACGCGGCGCCGCTGACCATCCTGGTGCCGGCCTTCGTCACCTCCGAGCTGAAGACGGCGTTCCAGATCGGCTTCATGATCTTCATTCCCTTCCTGATCATCGACCTGGTGGTGGCCAGTGTGCTGATGGCGATGGGCATGATGATGCTCTCGCCGCTGATCATCTCTCTGCCGTTCAAGATCATGCTCTTCGTCCTGGTGGATGGCTGGGCGCTGATCATCGGGACGCTCGCCGGCAGCTTCGGCGGCGTCTAGGAGGCTTGCGATGACCCCGGAAGTTGCTGTCGACCTGTTCCGTGACGCGCTCTGGCTGACCTGCCTGATCGTCGGCATCCTGGTGGTGCCGAGTCTGGTGGTCGGCCTGATCGTCGCCATGTTCCAGGCGGCCACCCAGATCAACGAACAGACCCTGAGCTTCCTGCCGCGCCTGCTGGTGAT is part of the Pseudomonas lalkuanensis genome and harbors:
- the fliQ gene encoding flagellar biosynthesis protein FliQ, whose product is MTPEVAVDLFRDALWLTCLIVGILVVPSLVVGLIVAMFQAATQINEQTLSFLPRLLVMLLTLIWAGPWLTRQLMEYIQTLYQNIPMLIG
- the fliM gene encoding flagellar motor switch protein FliM, which produces MAVQDLLSQDEIDALLHGVDDGLVETETDADPTSVKSYDLTSQDRIVRGRMPTLEMINERFARYTRISMFNLLRRSADVAVGGVQVMKFGEYVHSLYVPTSLNLVKMKPLRGTSLFILDAKLVFKLVDNFFGGDGRHAKIEGREFTPTELRVVRMVLDQAFVDLAEAWHAVMDVNFEYINSEVNPALANIVSPSEVVVVSTFHIELDGGGGDLHITMPYSMIEPIREMLDAGFQSDVDDQDERWIKALREDILDVSVPVAATVVRRQLKLRDILHMQPGDVIPVEMPEHMIMRANGVPAFKAKLGSHKGNLSLQILEPIERQR
- the fliP gene encoding flagellar type III secretion system pore protein FliP (The bacterial flagellar biogenesis protein FliP forms a type III secretion system (T3SS)-type pore required for flagellar assembly.); translated protein: MPLHRLLIALLLVLAAPLALGADNPLSVPAITLSTNPEGQQEYSVSLQILLIMTALSFIPAFVMLMTSFTRIIIVFSILRQALGLQQTPSNQILIGLALFLTLFIMAPVFDQVNREALQPYLNEQMSAQDAVAKAEVPIKNFMLAQTRSSDLDLFMRLSKRTDIPSPDAAPLTILVPAFVTSELKTAFQIGFMIFIPFLIIDLVVASVLMAMGMMMLSPLIISLPFKIMLFVLVDGWALIIGTLAGSFGGV
- the fliO gene encoding flagellar biosynthetic protein FliO; this translates as MRRLLSAGLLLLPLSGFAAEPVATVPAPAAAATVTQAGSGMAAQLGQLAVGLLLVVGLIFLLAWLLRRVQQLGPRGGQVIRLVASQALGPRDRLVLVQVGGEQILLGISAGRITPLHVLKEPVHQADTEAAPPEFAQRLMELLGKDKH
- the fliL gene encoding flagellar basal body-associated protein FliL, which translates into the protein MAKKEAKAPAEGAAAAGGKGKLKLIILGVVALLLAIGLSVGATWYFLSRGDKAAEPAKEDAAAAAPAKQPAIYQDLAPAFVVNFNQNGRQRYMQVSVSLMARDQAQMDALKVHMPVLRNKLVMLFSGQNFDTLVTPVGKEMLRQQATATVQELAKQETGAMTVEQVLFTNFVLQ
- the fliN gene encoding flagellar motor switch protein FliN, which encodes MANDMDTPTPEEQALADEWAAALAEAGDASQDDIDALMNQGSPAPSSPRAPMEEFGSVPKASGPVSLDGPNLDVILDIPVSISMEVGNTDITIRNLLQLNQGSVIELDRLAGEPLDVLVNGTLIAHGEVVVVNEKFGIRLTDVISPSERIKKLR
- a CDS encoding flagellar hook-length control protein FliK; protein product: MPVAPDLLLQARPEVKPKAPAAKAPEKPAETSKGEASSFAQMYAKERHAKAAERNEAAARQAKAKADEAASQDKPAAEPAAGQAAVAESGKPLPAEEGEAKESSDEPVIDPLLLMAMTGQLPADAPVEAEGAAEALPAMPVTPQVNSGAPATLTDASLDPDLDQLNGLPAVKMALDQGAQAAQQVQNATRAAQTAPTADQDFADAMAALSDKSLEAGEGKLDKALSSAELSVELTEGVGENKAEVRNELLANRLNALSQAISQQTAQTQRAPALVPGQPVNMQQGGWSEAVVDRVMWLSSQNLKSAEIQLDPQELGRLEVRVHMTQDQTQVTFASPNANVRDALEGQMHRLRDMFAQQGMNQLDVNVSDQSLNRGWQGQGSDGERRSAGGRTDFGSGSDEEISVSHSEIRPASTAGARGLVDFYA